A region from the Sorex araneus isolate mSorAra2 chromosome 6, mSorAra2.pri, whole genome shotgun sequence genome encodes:
- the IL18BP gene encoding LOW QUALITY PROTEIN: interleukin-18-binding protein (The sequence of the model RefSeq protein was modified relative to this genomic sequence to represent the inferred CDS: inserted 1 base in 1 codon): MGPRFQGSRNQQDPVTPFRIKLHPSSCAYVIAALHPSSKVEGSRQGPAGPESSAQWCPALEMTWPLGEVPLNGMATLXCSACSHFPHFSILHWLGNGSFIEHLPGQLHEVQGLRKVKLDEPSPTLCSTNFTYVFADPGHTAQSHVVLAQLWVRSPGRCATPWSRSPVGLQS, encoded by the exons ATGGGGCCGCGCTTCCAGGGCAGTCGAAACCAGCAAGATCCTGTCACTCCGTTCCGAATAAAGCTCC ACCCCAGTTCCTGTGCCTACGTAATTGCTGCCCTGCACCCCAGCTCCAAGGTGGAAGGTTCCAGACAGGGCCCTGCAGGACCTGAGAGCTCAG CTCAGTGGTGCCCGGCATTGGAGATGACCTGGCCTCTAGGGGAAGTCCCTCTGA ATGGCATGGCGACCC ACTGTAGCGCCtgcagccacttcccccacttcAGCATCCTCCACTGGCTGGGCAATGGCTCCTTCATTGAGCATctcccgggccagctgcatgagGTGCAGGGG CTCAGGAAGGTGAAGCTGGACGAGCCGAGTCCCACCCTGTGCAGCACCAACTTTACCTATGTCTTCGCTGACCCTGGACACACTGCCCAGAGCCACGTCGTGCTGGCCCAGTTATGGGTGAGGAGCCCAGGACGAT